From the Euphorbia lathyris chromosome 6, ddEupLath1.1, whole genome shotgun sequence genome, one window contains:
- the LOC136233601 gene encoding protein LIGHT-DEPENDENT SHORT HYPOCOTYLS 10-like, translating into MSGDMPKDSAEGSSRSISQQQPQQQQQQLIPPQPAQLSRYESQKRRDWNTFGQYLKNQRPAVSVSQCNCNHVLDFLRYLDQFGKTKVHLNGCVFFGQPDPPAPCTCPLRQAWGSLDALIGRLRAAYEEHGGSPETNPFGNGAIRVYLREVRECQAKARGIPYKKKKKRKTLIKPPRQDAKTSIQTT; encoded by the coding sequence atgtcAGGTGACATGCCTAAAGATTCCGCTGAAGGATCATCGCGATCCATCAGTCAACAACAACCgcaacagcaacaacaacaactgaTTCCTCCTCAACCGGCTCAGTTGAGCCGGTACGAGTCACAGAAAAGAAGAGACTGGAATACTTTCGGGCAATACTTGAAGAACCAGAGACCAGCAGTTTCAGTATCTCAGTGTAATTGTAACCATGTTCTTGATTTCCTAAGGTATCTAGACCAGTTTGGAAAAACTAAGGTTCATCTAAATGGGTGTGTGTTTTTTGGACAACCTGATCCTCCTGCTCCTTGTACTTGTCCTTTAAGGCAAGCTTGGGGAAGCCTTGATGCTCTAATCGGACGGCTGAGAGCTGCTTATGAAGAACACGGTGGATCACCGGAGACTAATCCATTCGGAAATGGAGCTATTCGGGTTTATTTGAGAGAAGTTAGAGAGTGTCAAGCTAAAGCTAGAGGAATTCCTtacaagaagaaaaagaagaggaagaCTCTAATTAAGCCTCCTAGACAAGATGCTAAGACTTCCATTCAGACAACTTAA